In the genome of Aequorivita sp. H23M31, the window TATCCAATTCCTTGGAAATATATGCCGAATTGGTATCGACAATTTGGCCAATAAGAATCTCATCCCCTATGGTGATTATTTCCGCTAACATTTCGAATTTTGAATCTTTCAATTGTAGTTATTTTACCTTTATGGAAAACATTTCCTTACCTTCAATAAAACCGGTGAGTTGATCTTCAGCCGAAACTTTACCCACACCGGCTGGTGTACCCGTAAAAATAATATCGCCAATTTTTAGAGTAAAAAATTTGGATATGTATTCAATCAAGCCATCAATTTTCCATATCATTTGGGCAGTAGAACCTTCTTGGACCAACTTTCCATTTACCTCAAGACTGAATTTCAGATCATCCAGATTTTCAATTTCTTCTTTATTAATAAATTTCCCCACAACCGCAGCACCGTCAAAGGCTTTTGCTTTTTCCCAGGGAAGACCATTTTTCTTTAACTCAGTTTGCAGATCTCTCGCGGTAAAATCGATCCCCAAGCCTATTTCGTCATAATATTTATGGGCGAATTTTTTATCTATATGCTTTCCAATCTTATTAATTCTTACCAACAATTCCACTTCGTGGTGAACATCGTTGGAAAATTCAGGAATGAAGAACGGTTGCCTTTTGAGCAAAATAGAAGTATCAGGCTTTAAAAACAACACTGGCTCTGCCGGTGTTTCGTTTTTTAATTCTTGGATATGGTCTGAATAATTCCGACCCACGCAGATTATTTTCATCTGTCACTAATATTATGGTTAAAAATTTATTTCAAAAAGTGATTCTTCCTAAGATGGAAGATGGAAAGAATGAAAATAGATTCTCTAAATTAAAATTTTGTATTCAGTTTCTGAAGCCTGATACGTGTCAATACCTTTTTGGTATAAAGTGGAAAATCCGCGTTTATCACCCAGCCGAAATAACCCGAGTCCACCTCCAAAATATCATGGACCAATCTACCCTTATATTTTCCGAAGGAGAATATCTCAAATCCTTCAGCGTTATAACTTATAAATCCGGCAAAATCTACGTGCTCTTTATGGGAGCTGAAATCAGCAAGAAAAGCGATGTCATTCTCCAGTTCATCGTATTTATCCAACTGTGATTTTAAAACTTCGTAAGTGGCTTCTGTATCAGCAGCGGCACTATGTGCATCTACTAAATTCTTTCCGCAATAAAATTTATACGCTGCCTCTAAAGTTCGTTTCTCCATCTTGTGAAAGATGGTTTGAACATCTACGGAAAGGGCCCTCTTCATATCAAAATCGATCTCTGACCTCAATAGTTCTTCAGCGAGCAAAGGAATATCAAAACGATTGGAATTAAATCCACCAAGATCACTATCCTTAATCAAGGCGTAAACTTTGGGTGCCAATTCCTTAAATGTGGGTTCGTTGGCAACCATTTCGTTTGTAATCCCATGAATGGCAGAAGATTCTGGAGGAATGGGCATTTCGGGATTTACGCGCCAAGTATGACTTTCTTTATTACCGTTGGGATAAACTTTTAAGATCGCAATTTCTACGATTCTATCCTTTGCCACATTGATTCCAGTTGTTTCCAGATCGAAAAAACAAATCGGTTTTTTTAGATTGAGTTCCATAGGTTTATTTTACGGTGCAAAGATAATCTTTATTGACCTTTCGCCTGCGCCCAAGCTGACAAAAACCAGCTCGTATTCTATACAAAATCAATAAAATCGAAAAAGGGATTTGTAATGTACAAATCCCTCGTCTCTATCTATTAATATTAAAATTATATTTCGGTATTTACATCCCAAGCCTCCAGATAATCGGCAACTCGTTTTACAAATTGTCCACCCAGTGCACCATTTACGACGCGATGGTCATAACTGTGGGAAAGGAACATTTTGTAGCGGATACCAATAAAATCGCCTTCGGGGGTTTCTATTACCGCCGGCACTTTTCTAATTGCACCCAAAGCTAAAATCCCCACTTGTGGTTGGTTGATTATTGGAGTTCCCATAATACTTCCGAAAGTACCAACATTTGTAACGGTGTAAGTACCACCTTGGATATCGTCCGGTTTCAATTTGTTCTCACGGGCGCGTGCGGCAAGATCATTAACAGCCTTGCTCATTCCCAAAAGATTTAGACGATCGGCATTTTTGATTACAGGAACGATCAAATTACCATCTCCTAAAGCTGCAGCCATTCCGAGATTGATGTTCTTTCTCTTTATTATTTTATCACCATCCACGGCAATATTCATCATCGGGAAATCTTTTAACGCCTTTGCCACTGCTTCCATAAAGATGGGGGTAAAGGTGAGGTTCTCACCTTCCCGCTTAGCAAATGCATTTTTAACTTTATTTCTCCAGTTCCAGATATTGGTTACGTCGCATTCTACAAAAGATTGAACGTGTGCAGAAGTTTGCACACTCTCTACCATATGGCTGGCTATGATTTTGCCCATTCGGGTCATTTCTATTATTTCATCTCCATTATCGGCAAAAACAGGGGTTTTTGCTTTGGGAGCTTGAGCAGGTTGCTTACTAGATGGAGCAGTTGCAGGTTGAGTCTGGATTGGTGCTTTTTCGGTTTTTGTAGAAGAACGCTTTTCAAGATAACTTAAAATATCATTT includes:
- a CDS encoding fumarylacetoacetate hydrolase family protein; this encodes MKIICVGRNYSDHIQELKNETPAEPVLFLKPDTSILLKRQPFFIPEFSNDVHHEVELLVRINKIGKHIDKKFAHKYYDEIGLGIDFTARDLQTELKKNGLPWEKAKAFDGAAVVGKFINKEEIENLDDLKFSLEVNGKLVQEGSTAQMIWKIDGLIEYISKFFTLKIGDIIFTGTPAGVGKVSAEDQLTGFIEGKEMFSIKVK
- a CDS encoding 3'-5' exonuclease; the encoded protein is MELNLKKPICFFDLETTGINVAKDRIVEIAILKVYPNGNKESHTWRVNPEMPIPPESSAIHGITNEMVANEPTFKELAPKVYALIKDSDLGGFNSNRFDIPLLAEELLRSEIDFDMKRALSVDVQTIFHKMEKRTLEAAYKFYCGKNLVDAHSAAADTEATYEVLKSQLDKYDELENDIAFLADFSSHKEHVDFAGFISYNAEGFEIFSFGKYKGRLVHDILEVDSGYFGWVINADFPLYTKKVLTRIRLQKLNTKF
- a CDS encoding dihydrolipoamide acetyltransferase family protein — translated: MAKFELKLPKMGESVAEATLTNWLKEVGDSIEADEAVLEIATDKVDSEVPSEVNGVLVEKLFEVDDVVQVGQTIAIIETEGGSDAVPTKESESAPSSEIVKEVEKQFEVAQEVVNSAIESTGDRFYSPLVKNIAATEGVSQSELDAISGSGKDGRVTKNDILSYLEKRSSTKTEKAPIQTQPATAPSSKQPAQAPKAKTPVFADNGDEIIEMTRMGKIIASHMVESVQTSAHVQSFVECDVTNIWNWRNKVKNAFAKREGENLTFTPIFMEAVAKALKDFPMMNIAVDGDKIIKRKNINLGMAAALGDGNLIVPVIKNADRLNLLGMSKAVNDLAARARENKLKPDDIQGGTYTVTNVGTFGSIMGTPIINQPQVGILALGAIRKVPAVIETPEGDFIGIRYKMFLSHSYDHRVVNGALGGQFVKRVADYLEAWDVNTEI